The following proteins are co-located in the Pedobacter sp. FW305-3-2-15-E-R2A2 genome:
- a CDS encoding adenylate/guanylate cyclase domain-containing protein, producing the protein MNRRMQFKIKQLCIIIVSWMIIGFIIALYDHLVLMTHSAQGPAPGYSFPIALAINMGAGLFGAIVGGSVLVFYINVKYQDKSYAYTVIAVTLSFILIIIIINVILTLMGKPDLLRMAKNGLVWSVIVAITQFLIQINSKFGHGIFWDIIRGKYNIPKEERRIFMFLDINSSTSIAEKLGDQKYHELLKDFFSDITNPIIDNKGEIYQYVGDEVVVAWKYEDGIENGKCINCFFDIKTQINSLREKYLNLYGVLPAFKAGIHCGKVIAGEIGIIKRDITYSGDVLNTTSRIQSLCKEFNQEIIASADLITELGITSNYTLQTLGSIKLRGKEKEMMLVALAPLQ; encoded by the coding sequence ATGAACAGAAGAATGCAGTTCAAGATAAAACAACTTTGCATCATCATCGTTTCCTGGATGATCATCGGTTTTATCATTGCCCTATATGATCACCTCGTACTGATGACCCATAGTGCACAGGGGCCCGCCCCTGGCTATTCTTTTCCAATAGCGCTTGCTATAAATATGGGCGCCGGACTCTTCGGAGCCATAGTTGGCGGCAGTGTCCTGGTCTTTTACATCAATGTCAAATACCAGGATAAATCCTATGCCTATACCGTTATTGCTGTAACCCTTTCCTTCATTCTTATCATTATCATCATCAACGTCATCCTCACCTTGATGGGTAAGCCTGACCTGCTCAGAATGGCTAAAAACGGATTGGTATGGTCCGTCATAGTGGCCATCACTCAATTCCTCATACAGATCAACAGCAAGTTTGGCCATGGCATTTTCTGGGACATCATCCGCGGAAAATACAATATCCCAAAAGAAGAGCGCAGAATCTTCATGTTTCTGGACATCAATTCCTCCACTAGTATCGCCGAAAAACTCGGCGACCAGAAATACCATGAGTTGTTAAAAGACTTCTTCAGCGACATTACCAATCCCATCATCGACAATAAGGGCGAAATCTATCAATATGTTGGAGATGAAGTAGTCGTGGCCTGGAAATATGAAGATGGCATTGAAAACGGCAAATGCATCAATTGCTTTTTCGACATCAAAACACAGATCAACAGCCTCCGGGAGAAATACCTAAATCTTTATGGGGTGCTTCCCGCCTTTAAAGCAGGGATTCATTGCGGAAAGGTCATTGCCGGAGAAATCGGGATCATTAAAAGAGACATCACCTATTCCGGCGATGTGCTCAATACCACTTCCAGAATCCAAAGCCTTTGTAAAGAGTTTAACCAGGAAATCATTGCCTCTGCAGACCTGATCACGGAACTTGGCATCACCAGCAATTACACCCT